From the Echeneis naucrates chromosome 7, fEcheNa1.1, whole genome shotgun sequence genome, the window TACAGTCAGTGACAACGGAAACCATTAGTCTTTTACATTGTCAGTGTTCCAGGTTGTAGCCAGAGCGGTGCATTCTAATTACAGTACATTCAAAAGCAACATAAATGAGCTGAGCTCAACTTCTGAGGTTTCCATTTCGCCTGgaagtcagatttattttatatatctTCAGTTCGAAGCGTTTTTCTTGCCTTTTAAAAAACAGATGAAGGATTCCAGCATTTAGTCACAGCCCAGCAGGCAGACTCCAGACAGTAGTCAGAGCCTGATGATGaatgggaaagaaagaaatgctggTTTCAGGTGTTAGTCTGAACCCAGCCCACACTGTCCAGCTGGGAAGAAGAATAGTGATGAAGACGGGGAGgttgtgtggggggggggcagatgggTCCAGGTGATAGCCTCATCCCGACCCAGCTGCACCACCACCAGGACTGTTCTCCTTACTGAGACGGACTAATTCCTGGGACAAAACCTCCAGGTcctgaggagagaggaagagagaatcAGTTGATTCTAATGATGTCACAGagaagttgacctttgaccttcattAATTTAAACTGTCAGACACGTGTCAGTGTTGGTGGATGACTTCTTAGGCCAACAGTGTGATTGCGACATcgcagtgacctttgacctccacaGTCAACCCAATCGAGTTAGACGGATCAATTCACCGTCAATCGAACTGACAAATGCAAGTCCTGGAGGGGCGGAGCCTCAGGTGGTCGGACGGCTAGTCTGGACTTATTAAAGATCTCAAGACTCCACAGCAGCGGAAACAGGAGGCAGTTTGTGTTAGTCAAGGTCACcgcagactgtgtgtgtgtgacctggACCCCCCTCTGGGCGATCTGTCCTCCGACACACTCCTAAAGACACAACTTGACTCCCTGCAACGAATTAACCgcattacacacaaacacacactcatccatGCTCATCGTCACGGAAACCGTTACCACtaccaaccacacacacacacacgcacgcacacacatcattCCTGGCGTGttcattagtgtgtgtgtgtgtgtgtgtgtgtgtgtgtgtgtgtgtgtgtgtgtgtgtgcgtgcgtgcgttaCCTTCTGCAGGTGCATGTTCTTGGTCAGCTGTTCCTCCAACATGTTCTGCAGCTTCTTGTTCATCTCTCTCAGGTTCTCGTCTCCTGGTTTGACCAGATCTCTGAGGACGGAGCCCAGACCACCTCGGTCCCCCTGAGAGCCGCTGTGACCCCCAAACGCACTGCCTGACACATCTGAGGAGACGAGGAGTTATTTACAGGATGAAGTCCTaaaccatcatttaaaaagtgaacatCATCTTGTATTGAACACTGAAACCAGAaagtcatcaggaaaacatttactgaggaggaggagggacattttcccatagacttcaatacagtctggcTTCAATTAAAGGGTTAGTGTCTCTGAATATCCAACGTCAGGGTGAATGTGAcgaaaggaaaagagagcacatgacacacacacacacacacacacacacacacacacacacacacacacacacacacacacacacacacacacacacacacacacctaaagggagacagaatgagaaaaaaaacccaaaataaataaaagacattcTGATTAAAACTAAGAGACAATGAGGTTTTATGGAGCAGttcatcagacacacacagacacacacagacacacacagacacacacagacacacaccaacaggtGCTGACATGGCAGAATGTGTGTTGTAAATATTTAACACCAGTAACTCAGGTTGGTTCCACATCTGGAGACCAGCTGTTCATATCCTGAGGAGTGAAGTCCAGactccagagaccagagtccagagaccggagtccagagaccagagtccagagaccggagtccagagaccagagtccagagaccggagtccagagaccagagtccagagaccagagtccagagaccagagtccagagaccGGAGAACGGAgaccggagtccagagaccagagaccggagtccagagaccGGAGAACGGAgaccggagtccagagaccagagaccggagtccagagaccagagtccagagaccagagaccggagtccagagaccGGAGAACGGAgaccggagtccagagaccagagaccggagtccagagaccGGAGAACGGAgaccggagtccagagaccagagaccggagtccagagaccagagtccagagaccagagaccggactccagagaccggagaccagagaccggagaacggagaccggagtccagagaccagagtccagagaccagagaccagagaccggagtccagagaccagagaccggactccagagaccagagaccggactccagagaccggagtccagagaccggagtccagagaccggagtccggagaccggagtccagagaccagagtccgcagaccagagaccggagaccagagaccggagtccgcagaccagagaccggagaccagagaccagagtccggagaccggagtccagagaccagagaccagagaccggagtccagagaccagagaccagagaccggagtccagagaccagagtccagagaccagagtccagagaccggagtccagagaccagagtccagagaccggagtccagagaccagagtccagagaccagagtccagagaccagagaccggagtccagagaccagagtccagagaccagagaccggagtccagagaccGGAGAACGGAgaccggagtccagagaccagagaccggagtccagagaccGGAGAACGGAgaccggagtccagagaccagagaccggagtccagagaccagagtccagagaccagagaccggactccagagaccggagaccagagaccggagaacggagaccggagtccagagaccagagtccagagaccagagaccagagaccggactccagagaccagagaccggactccagagaccggagtccagagaccggagtccagagaccGGAGTCCGGAGACCGGAGTCcggagaccagagaccggactcCAGAGACCGGACTCCAGAgaccggagtccagagaccggagtccagagaccagagaccggactccagagaccggagaccagagaccggagaacggagaccggagtccagagaccagagaccagagtccagagaccagagaccggagtccagagaccagagtccagagaccagagaccagagaccggagtccagagaccagagtccagagaccggagtccagagaccagagtccagagaccggagaccagagtccagagaccggagaccagagaccagagaccagagtccggagaccggagtccagagaccagagaccagagaccggagtccagagaccggagtccagagaccggagtccagagaccggagtccggagaccagagtccagactcCAGAGACCGAAGTCTAGAgaccggagtccagagaccggagtccagagaccagagtccagagaccagagtccagagaccaCAGTCCAGACTCCAGAgaccggagtccagagaccGGAGACCGGAgcccagagaccagagtccagagtccagagcccggagaccggagtccagagaccagagtccagactccagagaccggagaccagagtccagagaccggagtccagagtccagagtccagagaccagagacaagAGTCCAGAGACAGCGGTCCAGAGACAggggtccagagtccagagtcctGTGTCTCCCCTCTCTATGACATAGTTTTCCATAAAAATCCAGTTTCTTTTTAGCATCATGTTGATAATGACAatataaagtttatttaaacGTCACTTTGTGAACAAAGTTTTCAGGGCATGTGAAACCAGgtgacagagaagaggaggagccaGAGAGGACAGCAGGTGAGAATAAGAAGCAGAATCAGTCtgatccattttatttattgatcatCTCATATTCCAGAGAGTCAAGGCGATCAGCGAACAGCAGATGTTGGGAGGCCCCGAAGCAAGGCACTAAACCTCCTCCTGCTCTATCTATGGTGTTGCCTAGCAACCCAGCATCAGGTTACAAAAACTGTAGTACACTCAAGAGGAGTCttaactaaacacacacacagacacacaaaacagggtTTTACTGCTCATTAGATTTCACATCATTTCAGTGTTAATGGGAGAGAATGAGAGTTAAAGTCagtgaaacatgaaattaaaaacagcaggagagagaacagagaggagaagaggggggaggagaggagggtggaggaaagaggaggagaggatgatggaggaggtAACAACAGGAGGAATGGtagaaagaaagatgaagaggaggagaggaacgAGGAAAGAAAACTCTTGGAGCAACTGCTTTCACATTAATCGTGTGCTTTTGAGAAAACACCTGATCAATCAAACTGATCGATCAGGTTAGAAACCTACAGACCTCAGCTGTTTGGTCACCATGGTGATGAGCGTCAAGGAGACAAGAGGAACACCTGAGTGTTTCGTGTctgtcacagacacagactttaaCAGACGATGAAAACACACCTGAGTTtgtgttgcttagcaacagctATGGTGTGTTGGAGGGGTCGGGTTTCCTAACTGTCCCTTCGGGTGGATCCGACTCCTCTACAGATCCCGTCCAGTGAGCCGTGGTAACAACACATGTGGTGAGAGCTGCAGACTCACGAGCCGGCAGGTGAGTTTGTCACCTGAGTCTCTGAGAAGAGACAAAGGCTGaactgtgtgtgcgcgcacaggCTGAGGCAGGAGATTAAAGTGGCCGTAATGAAGTGTCACTGTCAGACGAATGGCGTGCTGAGCCAGCTGACCCAGCGCTGAATGACATCATCGGTCCACACCCAGCAGAGTTTCAGAGTTTGAGTCAGACTTGAAGACAACAGCAGTGACAGCTACAGGTCCTTCAGTGAGGACGTCTGGCTCCAGAttaaaggaggaggagcaacAAACTCAAAACAGACTAGACCGTACAACTCCCATGATGCAGTTGGACCGGTCTTCTCTGCTTGGTTAACTGACACAAGATAATTAATGGACTTATTATTGTCCTTTTTACTGATGCTAATGATTAGCTCTTAAAATTTCTTGACCAGTCCACAGGTGATCAGCTGACTGACCACGTGACACAGATTGGACCTATCACCTGCTTCCAACTGACCACGGCTGGGCAGCAAACATGAAATAACCCCACCCACcatcctctgtgtgtgcgttacCTATGCGGCTGTCCATCACATATGTCTCTATGATGGCGCTCTTCCTGCAGATGTCTTCAGCCATGGATGAGCAGCTCACCTCCAGATGTTTCACctgagacagagggaaaaaaatatatctttgtTTTCTAATTACAGGTCAGTTTGTCAGATTTTATGATGTAAATATGTAGAACACGGATGAGGCTGATAAGTTAATGAGCTCCACCAGTCTGGGACGATCAGTCACAGGTGTCCAAAATGGGGGACTGTCATGGTCAAAGAGTCTTTTCTGTGGAGCTGAAATAATCTGGAAACACTCGGGACAGAGATGGGTACATGTGACGTGTGGTCGTCATGGTAACAGAGAGCtcctcaccttctcctccagcaTCCACTTCTCCTGCTGGACTTCGGCCAGACGCTGGAACAACTCCCCCACCTCGTCGTCAGATAATTCAGCTGGACGCTGGGACTGAGGACTTCCTCCTCCAGACTGAGAGCCGAAGGTAgaacacatcatcatcatcgtcatcgtgACCGTCATCACAGATAGTTGGTCGatgatgaacagaaaaacatcataaagaaaaCTTCTTCCGAAAGTCCATGTTgggactttcaaaataaaaacacacaggaggCAGAGGTTTTAAGATTTATCCAGCTCTATGTGAACCAGCTGTGAAGGTTTGTGTTGATAATGATGTTGTGCTGCTGGGAGGTGCAGTGGTGAGCAGCGTCACCATGGGTGTGTCTAAATTATCAGCAGGATGGACCCCCCCGTGATCCTCTACAGAGTTCAGACTCTGATTATCTGTCCTTcctcttgttgtgttttcatagTCACTGTTACGCAGGACTCTGTCTCAGCTGTCAGAGCAAGTCAAACACATCACACCCTCACTGTCATGTGATGCTGTTGCTAATGACGACCAGACCACCGCAGTAAACTAACCCGACAGTTGACTCTGCTCACTTTCATGTTTTGACAGAAACGCTCGGTTACATAAACCAAACCTGTCGGCTCTATTTACAGTGTTTCTATCGATAGGACTACGTGCACGCACACAGTCACCGTGAcaacagtggggaaaaaaaaagcagcaaatgaaGTTTTGAGAGAATAATTATGAGGTATAATGAAACTAAACCAAAGACATTTAAATCTAAAGTCTGTAAGTGAGGGAGGAAGATCGTGGGACATTACAGCTCCACGTGCCATCACCACGGTAACAGATGTCATAACAGGGAGGTCATGACCCTGAACTGTCATGCAGTAACATAGCACTCCACTTTGTCTCGTGGCGCCTCTACCTACCttgttctgattggctggctgagGCTCCTTCATCATGTCCCTGTAGGAGAACGAGGAGACAGAGGACGAGTCTCCGGTCTGCTGGGTCCTACTGGGACTGTTGATCTCGGACAgaaccagctcctccagccctgagacagagaaaatgagtCTGAGACCAGGTCCACCAACAGTACAGGAAGTCCATGACCCTTTCACCTTCTCTACGTCATTATATCCTACATTTTTGttggaaaataataaacacaatatgCCGGTTTAGTGTGAGCGTCACTTTTAAAGGACCAGGAACCAATCTGAGGGGGACCATTTGTTCCTGTGTCTACCTTACTGGTCTTCATAATCTGTGGGGTCCTCCATCAAGTGTGGCTGTGTCCCTGTAATTTCCACCACCTCCGGCCATGAATGGACTGTCCCTGTAAGACCAAGGGCATCCCTGTTATGAGGTCAGCTGTCTCTGACTGTCCCTGTCCTGCACTGGACTGTCCCTTTAAGGCAGCGGACCATCCTCTCTCCCTTTAAAGCAGGTGGTGGGAATGGGCAGGGAGATAAGTAGGCTACTTTAAAATGTCTGATTCTCAGGTTTGCGCAGAAGAGCCTTTTAAACATTCATAACTACTCATAGATTATACATGAAGCAGAGGACTGTCCTGCACCgctctgaatgtgtgtgtgtgtctttgtgtcaaaGAACGTGTGTGTTCTTCATAAAAGCGACTATAGTGTGGATGCTctatgaagaaaaagaaacaaaaataaaggtgagaggcaaaaaaaaaatgtgggggAAACAAATTTAAGGGGGACGAACATAAAGTGACTGAGTGTGCGgttgtgtgtgactgttgtatttatgtgtatttctttgtgtgtctgtgtgttgtgccAACAGACGCCAGTGTGTCCACCTCAGCTCTGGGAACCAGAGCACGGTATTAAATATTAAGCAGAAGGTTCCGGGCTGAGCCAGAACCTCCTGACGCAGGATTAGCATGCTGCAGATTATTGGCCCCACCGGCCACGTTCCAGTCACACTGCGGcccctcactcactctctctcacacaaacacacaacacacactcacaccttcCCGGAGCATTTATGGCACTGCACCGGTGTTTAGCAGCTTCCAGCGCCATTTAGCTTCTGTCTGACCTCTGAGGTGATAAACTGTAAGCCTTTCAGTTGGAGACATCACCAGTTGCTGCCACTTTCATTCCTTTCAGGACACAAAGAATTTAAATCTGGCCCTAAAAGAAAACTGCAAGTCCTGAACGCTGTCTACTGGGAAACATTCACGCACTTTGGTTTGGTAAAAAAGTTTTTATCTGACCTCTCAGCAATAAGGACTTAAGGACTTTGGCTCTGGCTGGTTTAAATTAGCAcgttagcctgttagcatcTGTTCAGGGCTTTCAGACTCCAGGATTAGGATCATCTGGGTTGTTGTCTGAAGAACACAGCCCAGATTTGATGACACAGTGAGGTCTCAGGCGTGCAGCTACCTGTCCTGGTCTTGCTGTTGGTCAGGATCTCCTGGAGTCTCTCCTGGAGTTTGTCTGCTCGTTTcctctccagctgcagctgccgCTTCAAGTCCTTCAGCTGcgaacacgaacacacacacacacacacacacacacacacacacaaccagggATTTActttctaattattattttccatgCCCTGCTGCTCTTGAATTACTCTGGAAAATATACTTCTCTCATCTCTATTCAAATTCTACTGTCTGACCGTCATCCATCAGCCTGTCTTTCcatcatctgtctctgtctgtccacagTATGTCtctttccatctgtctgtctctgtctatcaGATGAACCTCTGACTCACCGCTGCACTTCCCTTCTTCTCCAGGATCCTCTGTCCATCCACAGTGTCCTTTATCtcctgcagacagagcagattGAAACACAACTGAAGAGCCGTGTGTGATGCTGAGGCAGCTTCTTTACCCAAACCAGTGACTTAGATAGATTACTATTTATTCTGTAAATCTGCTTACTGTTGAGGTTGATATCATTGtataaaatgaatttatttaaaaagccTCTTTCTGGAGCAGACACTGTGAACATCTTGATGATAAAGaagcaaaataaagacaaaaacactgacGGTTCTTTGGCTGCTCTTTAAAGTTGTCTGCAGTTTCTACAGATTCTGAGACATTTACAAAAGCTTCACATTGACTTTAAAGGTCTAAATTCTATATTAACGGTTCATCATTTATATTGAAGGTCCTGATTTGAGccctttcagtgttttattagTGTTGATATCCATATCAACGCTAATATCTCGAAACAACAGGTCAGTTTGATCTGATACCTTCAGACTGGTCGCAGCTTCCAGTAAAAAATCTCAGTGTCGACCAAGAGGTTCCGTGTAAATCTGCTCATTTCTTTTCGTTTCAGCAGATGAGACCAGGACTGACCAACAGTTACCTGTCTGAGCTTTCCGATGGTGTTGCCATGCTCGtccctctgtttctccatctccaccagctgctgcttcaggcCCTCCATCTCTGAGTGCTTGTCCTGTATGAAATGGACAGACAGCGGGTCAACAGAGGTAATGGGTTGTGGAGGAGCCCGGCGCAAACAGACGTTCATCACATCTGGAGCAGAAACAAAGACCTGACACGGAGGAGTGAAGCACTGCTCTCCTGGTCAAACAAAGTCTAATAAAGATTTAAACCAGCTACATCTTCCTTCACCTCCAGTGATTTGCCTCATTCTTAATCCATCTGACTGGAGATTAAGATacaaaaaactgcttttaattCTCCTCTAATCCCCTGCTGCTAATTAATTTGACTAAAATCTACATTAAAAACACCCACAGGCTACAGCCGCCCACCTGATGGACATAGAAACATGTCATTCGGGAGCAAAACAACCGCCGGTTAATTCCCTGTAATGTTACACATCTTAATCAGcaacagttacacacacattcacacgccTCAAGGAGCAGAAATGAGTTTTTATGTTAATTTCCGAGGCACCTCGATTTTATCACTCTGgcagaagagaggaaacagaggcagaggtgTGTGCAGGTGATCAGTGGAGGATGAACCACATCATGTTAGATTTAATAGAGCGACATTCAATGTGTTATGACTGCGTGACAACCTTCCCTGTAGGTTTCAGTAACCACGTTAATGAGACCTGGATCAGCAGCTTCATTAATAAACATGTGTAACTGGCTGAAGCGTTTCTTTCTGTACTGTCACCTACGGAAGCACAGATATGTCAACACAACTGCAAATTAAGCTACAACAGAGGTGAGCGGTGAGATGAAGATTGTTTCCTGGCAAAAGGAGGAGAAATTAGAAATTTGGTGTGTTTGAAAGAGGACAGTTCAGTTCCTCAGGTTGATCCGTCACAGCCACTTAGCTTTTACTGCAGGGAGAGGATCTTCACCAATGTTTCTACAAAATGTGTTGTCAATTTAACATTAcgaaatattatttttttaatgtcttcacTTCCCATGTTCTTGTTCTCATGTGCACAGTTTGTGTCTCATTGGTCATGATTTTCCATCTCTATGTGCTCTGGAGACAAATAAATTGAGCTGATTCCTACTTTAATCGGGAGTTAACAAATGTCTGACTGAAACTTTACAGCAGGGAGAGGAGATTTAAGagctttaaaagaaatgttagcTTTTCAAGCTCTCAGAGGCTTCACTGAGGAAACCTGCAGAGATCCTGATGTGTGGTGAGCTGTATCGCCACTGTAACAAAAACTCTGGACAACATGTTGATGTTATCGGGTCATTTTTGGTTGTGTATGTTttatcacagtgtgtgtgacagatcaTCTTGTCACATCTAGTGTTTTATGGCGTTTGAGAGTAAGTAAGAGTGAATGGCTGCAATCACATCTGTCCATCATCAGCACACGCTGCTCCACATTAGGCTTCCTGACAGTTTCCTGTGTGAGTTTTAACTCTGGCAGCGTTCACTCACAGGAAACGATACTGAAACCAAACCCTCGCCAAGCGGAGCACCTGCCGAGCTCCCGACCTTCTGCTAATTAGACTTCCTCTATCATTAATTAACTTTTCCTATTAAGTTTCCTCACTCTGCTCTTAGTGCAAGGCTGTTATCcaacagataacacacacatacactcttcTCTGTGAAGTCGTTCTCTGAGGAAACAGGTTCTCCCCAAAGGATTTCATACAACTATGTGGGGACCAGTCAGTCTGGTAATCTAATTGGTTACATCAACACTGACACATCCCATGATGCACTGCAGGTTGTGCTTCACAACAACAATGAGGCCTGAACCTCTGCTGGCCCGCTGTATAATCCAGACTCCTGACACGAGGCCTCTTTAACACTCAGGACTTAAGTTTTAGAAACTTCAAGAGGCGCCTGATATGACAAGAAAAAGGCCAGCACTAAGGAGATCTGGATCTTGTTTAAAGTCGAAAGGGGGTCACATGAAAGCCTGATATGATTCAGGTTTCTCACGACGTTAACTGATGACGATCAAAACGATTCTACTCAACAGCGGGAGCCAAAtgaagaggcagaagaagaagaggaagttgAAGAGAGTGACAGGTCGTGTTGGGAACAGACTGTCAGTTTAAcaccagcctcctcctctgatCTGCTGTTAACACGATTTGTCCTCCCCAAGTTACCATGGAGACTACAGGGCTTTAATTAGAAACACACATTCAATTAGAGCTGgacaaaattcaacacacatgcacacacacacacctacacaaacaATGTGTATAAACAAACTCCCCCACACAcgtacatttatttttttacaaagatgcttccagaaacatgtttttttgaaaatccatgtgtttgtgtttgtatgtgtggtgtgtgtgtacctcCAGCTGAAGTGTGTGTACTCTCTTCAGCTGCTTGACCTCCTCTTGATGTTCCAGAGAATTCTTCTCAATGTTCTCCTGTTcgcacaaagaaacacagagaccaacagtaAGTTTTTACTGAGGCTgaagtgacagacacacaggagacaggaagacatAAGATGGGAAATGGGAAATCACACAGGAAATAGGAAATCACAGAGGAAATAGGCAGATGGAAGCAAAAACCTAAGATTCTGAAATCATGAACACATGTTCTTGCAATATTTCTATTTCCACTTCTACTTGtagaagaaatgtgtgtgtgtgtgtttgtgtttgtgttctctgcTGGATAACAGTCTGTCTGCACTATCTGTAAAGAACAACTCTTTTCCAGGAGAGTCATTcattatttctgattctgaaattatTACTTCACTCATTCTTCAACAGTTTTCTCCATCATAACTATTCAAAGCAGAGCGTGTGGATATGATGTTAACTGGTTTTAAGAATGTGGAAGTTAGTGATAaagctgatgaagatgataatgcaatttcttgttcttttcattGACTCAGGCCTAATTAAACATTCTTGTTTTCTATCACATTCACTGGTAACTGGTCAAGAGTCAGACTGACCTCGGCCTCCTTGAGTCGTCTCTCAAACCAGCCTTTGGTTCCCTCCATGGACTGAACCAGAGCCTGAAGCTCCTCCACCTTTGGCTGAAGACCCTCCAGTTCTTTGGTCCGAGCCTGAAGACAGATTTAGACTTTTAGAAGCATTATATTGAAATCAAGAAGTCTTAGTTTCTTCCCTACTTCTCTTGCTTCTTTATCACTTCCTCAGCCCCCAGCTCATTTCTTCTCTACTTCCTACTATGTCCTATTTCCTCCACCCGCATTGTCTCCCCCTTGTGACCTTCTCATCTCTTAGCTGCTGTCGAATCTCCTCCTCTGAGCGATTCTTGTCTTCATGGAGACCTCGGAGCTCCTTCTCATACCGGGCCCTCACCCCGAGGACCTGGAAGGTGGGGTGGACAGGGGtggacagggaggagaggagagaggagataaGGAAGGTAAAGGAAGCAAGGTGAGGAGAGATCGGAAGCAGGGAGGGAGAACACatagagaaaaacagaaaaaaacatcaacgTATTAGAGAAGAACCAAAAAAAGCAAGCCAACTGAAGAGGACCAGATCTTGTTCTCACCTCCTTCTCATGCTGCAGCTTCAGGTCTGACAGCGCCTCCTTGTGGTCTGACTTCTCCTGGTTCAGCTGAATGGCCATGTCATCCAACATGGACTTCctcttctctgctgtctgcacatacgcacacacacagacacacacacctgtgatgATCCACCCTAACAACAGAAACTAAAAtgtccattgtgtttttttctcagtttatttGTGTGGACCTTCTTGGCCTCGTCCAGTTCTCTCATCAGCTTCTCCTTCTCTTGTCCTTCTTCTGTTAACTGCTccaacaacttcctgtttgcaaAGCTGGATTCCTGTTGGAGAGCAAGGACAGAGACTTTGTTTGTATCATTATTCACGTGCTGATCAAACAATgttgtttaaattaattatatatGCCACTCTATAAAGACTGTTCACTTTATATTagctcat encodes:
- the gripap1 gene encoding GRIP1-associated protein 1 isoform X4; translated protein: MLQGKLHSQEEDFRLQNSTLMTELSKLCTQIEQLEQENQGLKEGGGASVPAAPPNPASNPVDGELLRLQAENSTLQKKMKALQERYDKELQRQAVAQGNQNATTETDGSAGPNGVSDVTGQGEEPAAEGTNERLENTETQLEQTEKQLHGLSEKSVEKIVAKQAALGWSAALCPITHCFGPELEMALNTEQEEKRLLREQIHNLEASKQAEITKLQEEVTKLSDKLKKKQESFQRLQGEKEALYNDSRTKIDEINQRKEDELKAANIRMQKLQSDVLAANQLTAELKEQLQSKDKEHELALHTLKDQVANQSAVSQEQVDNILQENDALRTNLAALEQIQTVKTQEVNLLREQQEALTAELQQRRAEQESLLAQRDDLDSQLQESSFANRKLLEQLTEEGQEKEKLMRELDEAKKTAEKRKSMLDDMAIQLNQEKSDHKEALSDLKLQHEKEVLGVRARYEKELRGLHEDKNRSEEEIRQQLRDEKARTKELEGLQPKVEELQALVQSMEGTKGWFERRLKEAEENIEKNSLEHQEEVKQLKRVHTLQLEDKHSEMEGLKQQLVEMEKQRDEHGNTIGKLRQEIKDTVDGQRILEKKGSAALKDLKRQLQLERKRADKLQERLQEILTNSKTRTGLEELVLSEINSPSRTQQTGDSSSVSSFSYRDMMKEPQPANQNKSGGGSPQSQRPAELSDDEVGELFQRLAEVQQEKWMLEEKVKHLEVSCSSMAEDICRKSAIIETYVMDSRIDVSGSAFGGHSGSQGDRGGLGSVLRDLVKPGDENLREMNKKLQNMLEEQLTKNMHLQKDLEVLSQELVRLSKENSPGGGAAGSG
- the gripap1 gene encoding GRIP1-associated protein 1 isoform X2 yields the protein MAMSQALSEEEFHRMQAQLLELRTQNYQLSDDLRKNTAELNSVRQKNVVLERDFVKAQKALNKSKKAQEVDALLSENEMLQGKLHSQEEDFRLQNSTLMTELSKLCTQIEQLEQENQGLKEGGGASVPAAPPNPASNPVDGELLRLQAENSTLQKKMKALQERYDKELQRQAVAQGNQNATTETDGSAGPNGVSDVTGQGEEPAAEGTNERLENTETQLEQTEKQLHGLSEKSVEKIVAKQAALGWSAALCPITHCFGPELEMALNTEQEEKRLLREQIHNLEASKQAEITKLQEEVTKLSDKLKKKQESFQRLQGEKEALYNDSRTKIDEINQRKEDELKAANIRMQKLQSDVLAANQLTAELKEQLQSKDKEHELALHTLKDQIQTVKTQEVNLLREQQEALTAELQQRRAEQESLLAQRDDLDSQLQESSFANRKLLEQLTEEGQEKEKLMRELDEAKKTAEKRKSMLDDMAIQLNQEKSDHKEALSDLKLQHEKEVLGVRARYEKELRGLHEDKNRSEEEIRQQLRDEKARTKELEGLQPKVEELQALVQSMEGTKGWFERRLKEAEENIEKNSLEHQEEVKQLKRVHTLQLEDKHSEMEGLKQQLVEMEKQRDEHGNTIGKLRQEIKDTVDGQRILEKKGSAALKDLKRQLQLERKRADKLQERLQEILTNSKTRTGLEELVLSEINSPSRTQQTGDSSSVSSFSYRDMMKEPQPANQNKSGGGSPQSQRPAELSDDEVGELFQRLAEVQQEKWMLEEKVKHLEVSCSSMAEDICRKSAIIETYVMDSRIDVSGSAFGGHSGSQGDRGGLGSVLRDLVKPGDENLREMNKKLQNMLEEQLTKNMHLQKDLEVLSQELVRLSKENSPGGGAAGSG
- the gripap1 gene encoding GRIP1-associated protein 1 isoform X3; this encodes MAMSQALSEEEFHRMQAQLLELRTQNYQLSDDLRKNTAELNSVRQKNVVLERDFVKAQKALNKSKKAQEVDALLSENEMLQGKLHSQEEDFRLQNSTLMTELSKLCTQIEQLEQENQGLKEGGGASVPAAPPNPASNPVDGELLRLQAENSTLQKKMKALQERYDKELQRQAVAQGNQNATTETDGSAGPNGVSDVTGQGEEPAAEGTNERLENTETQLEQTEKQLHELEMALNTEQEEKRLLREQIHNLEASKQAEITKLQEEVTKLSDKLKKKQESFQRLQGEKEALYNDSRTKIDEINQRKEDELKAANIRMQKLQSDVLAANQLTAELKEQLQSKDKEHELALHTLKDQVANQSAVSQEQVDNILQENDALRTNLAALEQIQTVKTQEVNLLREQQEALTAELQQRRAEQESLLAQRDDLDSQLQESSFANRKLLEQLTEEGQEKEKLMRELDEAKKTAEKRKSMLDDMAIQLNQEKSDHKEALSDLKLQHEKEVLGVRARYEKELRGLHEDKNRSEEEIRQQLRDEKARTKELEGLQPKVEELQALVQSMEGTKGWFERRLKEAEENIEKNSLEHQEEVKQLKRVHTLQLEDKHSEMEGLKQQLVEMEKQRDEHGNTIGKLRQEIKDTVDGQRILEKKGSAALKDLKRQLQLERKRADKLQERLQEILTNSKTRTGLEELVLSEINSPSRTQQTGDSSSVSSFSYRDMMKEPQPANQNKSGGGSPQSQRPAELSDDEVGELFQRLAEVQQEKWMLEEKVKHLEVSCSSMAEDICRKSAIIETYVMDSRIDVSGSAFGGHSGSQGDRGGLGSVLRDLVKPGDENLREMNKKLQNMLEEQLTKNMHLQKDLEVLSQELVRLSKENSPGGGAAGSG